The following are from one region of the Coccinella septempunctata chromosome 7, icCocSept1.1, whole genome shotgun sequence genome:
- the LOC123317680 gene encoding uncharacterized protein LOC123317680, producing MGNKKVSMVCYADDAAIIAESENDLQRQLFQFFLVGRQLNMNISISKTKCMTIAKDPLRCKLVVEDNPIEQVMQFRYLGVDISSTHDPVKDLRSQINKASALSGCLRDIVWSNPYMRKDSKVRIYKTCIRPIMTYGTEVREDTVKTKHMLRVAEMKTLRTIVGKTKRDRVRNTDIREQCGIQDIVRWGRQRKRQWYNHVRRMDENRLPRIVLENPPGSRPPGRPPKRWKDSWQSTSQEEMQRQLQN from the coding sequence ATGGGCAACAAAAAAGTTAGTATGGTGTGCTACGCCGATGATGCAGCAATTATTGCCGAATCAGAAAACGACCTACAGAGACAATTATTCCAGTTCTTCCTAGTCGGCCGCCAACTCAATATGAATATCTCTATCAGCAAAACTAAATGTATGACAATCGCGAAGGATCCGCTCAGATGTAAGCTAGTGGTGGAGGACAATCCCATAGAACAGGTGATGCAATTCAGATATCTGGGCGTAGATATATCAAGTACCCACGACCCAGTTAAAGACCTAAGGAGCCAGATTAACAAAGCATCCGCACTATCAGGATGCCTACGAGATATAGTCTGGTCAAACCCGTACATGCGCAAGGATAGCAAAGTTAGAATCTACAAGACTTGTATCAGACCCATCATGACGTACGGCACGGAAGTCCGCGAGGACACTGTTAAGACGAAACACATGCTAAGGGTGGCTGAAATGAAAACACTGAGAACAATCGTGGGGAAAACAAAAAGAGACAGAGTAAGAAACACAGATATCAGAGAACAATGCGGGATACAAGATATCGTGAGATGGGGAAGACAACGTAAGAGGCAGTGGTACAACCATGTAAGACGGATGGACGAGAACAGGCTTCCGAGAATAGTCCTAGAAAACCCGCCCGGCTCAAGACCTCCCGGGAGACCACCTAAAAGATGGAAAGATAGTTGGCAATCTACCTCTCAGGAAGAGATGCAGAGGCAGCTTCAGAACTAA